The Pocillopora verrucosa isolate sample1 chromosome 2, ASM3666991v2, whole genome shotgun sequence genome has a segment encoding these proteins:
- the LOC131782558 gene encoding LOW QUALITY PROTEIN: SH3 and PX domain-containing protein 2A (The sequence of the model RefSeq protein was modified relative to this genomic sequence to represent the inferred CDS: inserted 2 bases in 2 codons; deleted 2 bases in 1 codon), translating into MSLTQVRDVSVEDICKRTKPRKHYVYFIQVHWHDGPITPVYRSYSTLIELQERLLNRRLHLEPERPSFLSISLCSISLMVSTLFSTGKSFSGRFTIKKRAKALKRMPSVEELLKSIVHQPPHISGSDPVXKLFHPLPEDLIELDHDQAEKNRNMDRRASKGKYLQHISEPFLLEQYVAIADYTSREVNDINLTEGNVVEVIQKNEHGWWFVDXDSEVGWVPASYLEPRDGSMDDQVLETFEEGEEETYISMAAYEPQLDDEVGFEMGKVVKVIQKNLDGWWFVKFEEKEGWAPSMYLREVASSQYNARQKGKHAAVRAMLRDTRLNSISVLAGRRQTWDPPARKKSVRRNENQAVSSSARKENSFTTKPVGSYVNLEFHQVTKKPQGRRNPRQKQDPNEVRAGCRLNGESKSILKVNSENSVNDVQINGLLKPRPLSMVEEEDLETVSRGTSPIPSPLLAQSSNNSNTPPPSSDERYHFRPIKLPEEETKEDLEFPVRTRKTVHGSSPENPVIDSHSDENQQPDVQDEDEEEGEEYTENMPELVNNRFLAMGSYEKEGEQEVNLQENAEVELLEESEGGWWLVRTSSHSVGWAPSNFLEKVQSLKTGRVETVTESHVENVIELIPIRPPQPPKVLKMAQDICVEERFWKYLQKGKEQDTCLIDAEDLDIEGIKAPLEAKEDDNEVFTCTFDDYECNPESGVCLRKSQEPSEVKFAPTNDVPSDQEHLQASWNRPGSMERSESVPSLAECEDFDDLPSD; encoded by the exons ATGAGCTTAACACAGGTCAGAGACGTCTCGGTTGAGGACATATGCAAAAGAACAAAGCCAAGAAAACATTACGTA TACTTCATTCAAGTTCATTGGCATGACGGACCCATCACTCCAGTCTACAGAAGCTACAGCACCCTCATTGAACTGCAG GAAAGGTTACTAAATAGAAGACTTCATCTTGAACCAGAACGACCCAGCTTCT TAAGCATAAGTTTATGTTCGATATCTCTTATGGTCTCCACACTTTTCTCCACAGGAAAGTCATTTTCTGGAAGGTTTACTATCAAAAAACGCGCCAAAGCACTAAAAAGAATGCCTTCTGTCGAAGAATTACTCAAA TCTATAGTTCATCAACCTCCGCATATTTCTGGATCAGATCCTG ATAAACTTTTTCACCCTCTTCCCGAAGATCTTATCGAGTTAGACCATGATCAAGCAGA aaaaaatcGAAATATGGATAGACGCGCATCAAAAGGAAAAT ACCTTCAGCACATATCGGAGCCATTCCTGCTGGAGCAGTACGTGGCAATCGCAGATTACACAAGTAGAGAAGTAAATGACATAAATCTCACAGAAGGGAACGTTGTGGAAGTTATCCAGAAAAATGAACACG GTTGGTGGTTTGTGG CTGACAGTGAGGTGGGCTGGGTACCAGCATCTTACCTTGAACCCCGGGACGGCAGCATGGATGATCAGGTGTTGGAGACTTTTGAGGAAGGAGAGG AGGAAACATACATTTCCATGGCTGCCTATGAGCCTCAACTTGACGACGAGGTTGGGTTTGAAATGGGAAAAGTCGTCAAGGTCATTCAGAAAAATCTGGACGGATGGTGGTTTGTCAA GTTTGAAGAGAAAGAAGGCTGGGCACCATCAATGTATCTGAGAGAGGTGGCCTCGTCCCAGTACAACgcaagacagaaaggaaaacatgCTGCAGTCAGAGCTATGCTCAGAGATACACGTTTGAATAGCATTTCTGTCCTTGCTG GAAGAAGACAAACATGGGACCCACCAGCCAGGAAAAAGAGTGTG AGGAGGAACGAAAACCAAGCCGTCTCCAGCTCTGCtagaaaagagaacagtttCACCACAAAGCCTGTCGGATCCTACGTAAATCTGGAGTTTCATCAAGTCACGAAGAAGCCTCAAGGAAGACGGAATCCGCGGCAGAAACAAGACCCCAATGAAGTAAGAGCAGGATGCAGATTAAACGGAGAATCAAAGAGCATCCTTAAGGTCAACTCTGAAAATTCAGTTAACGATGTGCAGATTAATGGCTTATTGAAGCCCAGGCCTTTATCAATGGTGGAAGAAGAGGATCTGGAAACTGTTTCCCGCGGGACGAGTCCCATCCCGAGCCCGTTGCTAGCTCAGAGTTCCAACAACTCAAATACCCCACCTCCCTCTTCCGACGAACGTTATCACTTCCGCCCGATTAAACTCCCGGAGGAGGAAACAAAAGAGGATTTGGAGTTTCCGGTGAGGACGAGGAAAACCGTACACGGATCTAGCCCTGAAAACCCTGTCATCGATTCCCATAGTGATGAAAACCAACAACCTGATGTGCAAGACGAAGACGAGGAAGAAGGCGAAGAATATACCGAAAATATGCCGGAGCTGGTGAATAACAGATTCTTAGCCATGGGATCCTACGAAAAAGAGGGCGAACAGGAAGTAAATCTGCAAGAGAATGCTGAGGTTGAACTTCTAGAAGAATCGGAGGGGGGCTGGTGGCTAGTGCGCACTTCAAGTCATTCTGTAGGTTGGGCACCGTCAAATTTCCTAGAGAAagttcaaagtttaaaaactggTCGGGTGGAAACTGTTACCGAGTCACATGTTGAAAATGTAATTGAGTTGATACCAATACGTCCGCCCCAA CCACCCAAAGTCCTCAAGATGGCGCAAGATATTTGTGTAGAAGAGAGATTTTGGAAATATCTCCAAAAGGGTAAAGAACAGGACACCTGTCTAATTGACGCAGAAGACTTAGATATCGAGGGTATCAAGGCACCTCTTGAGGCAAAAGAAGACGATAACGAGGTTTTTACTTGCACATTTGATGACTACGAATGTAATCCTGAGAGTGGGGTTTGTCTGAGAAAAAGCCAAGAACCCAGCGAGGTCAAGTTCGCGCCTACGAATGACGTCCCTTCTGATCAGGAACATCTTCAAGCGTCCTGGAATAGACCCGGTAGTATGGAAAGATCAGAGAGTGTTCCTAGTCTGGCTGAGTGTGAAGACTTTGATGATTTACCCTCCGATTAA
- the LOC131782560 gene encoding protein unc-93 homolog A yields MEKETDLIAANHNEEHLTPEQRKREKRKITKNVYIISLGFLFLFTAFQSLQNLQSSLNKVEGLGFWSLCVIYAALILSCILVPPFAIGRLGCKWTLVFSMTGYVLYTVANYYARWWTLIPASFIIGMCAAPLWSSKCAYLTTTGIRYAELNHETQDAVVTRYFGIFFLIFQSGQIIGNLISSLVLQQGMGDTFRENARDVCGVNFCKPLPATGNKTDEYDHKLVIRLLSIYVGTGVLAVVLVIVLLDRLTGSLDRRKKQESGLNLLVATVKHLKDWRMLLVLPLTMFSGLEQAFTFGDFTQAFVTCSLGIHRVGFVMICFGATDAFFSLTLGRLTKYTGRIPIFISGAVIHYATIIVMLIWKPDYHMVWVFYVIAALLGYCDAVWQTQINAMYGVFFHDNQEPAFSNYRLWESLGFVIAFAYANYLCIISKLIILLVVLTLSLVGYFLAEYVHKIQIDQEYSLADGMVLEEASQTRS; encoded by the exons ATGGAGAAAGAGACTGATTTAATCGCAGCCAACCACAATGAAGAGCATCTGACGCCTGAGCAACGAAAGAGAGAGAAACGAAAGATCACCAAGAATGTTTACATCATCAGTCTCgggtttttgttcctctttacCGCCTTTCAGTCACTTCAGAATTTGCAGAGCAGTTTGAACAAGGTTGAAGGACTGGGTTTCTGGTCGCTATGCGTCATATACGCCGCCTTGATACTGTCCTGTATTTTAGTCCCTCCCTTCGCGATTGGAAGACTCGGCTGTAAGTGGACGTTGGTGTTCTCAATGACAGGTTACGTGCTGTATACAGTGGCTAACTATTACGCGCGATGGTGGACTTTGATTCCTGCCTCTTTTATAATCG GAATGTGTGCAGCACCTCTTTGGTCTTCAAAATGCGCTTACTTGACCACCACAGGAATCCGTTACGCTGAGCTCAACCATGAAACCCAGGACGCGGTCGTGACGCgctattttggaatatttttccTGATCTTTCAGAGCGGCCAAATTATCGGGAACCTCATCTCTTCGCTTGTCCTTCAGCAGGGAATGGGGGACACCTTCCGTGAAAACGCCCGAGACGTCTGTGGCGTGAACTTCTGCAAGCCATTGCCAGCGACCGGAAATAAAACAGACGAGTACGATCACAAGCTTGTTATCAGACTTCTTAGTATTTATGTTGGTACAGGAGTATTAGCTGTCGTGCTGGTGATCGTACTTCTCGATCGGCTTACCGGAAGCCTGGACCGGCGAAAGAAGCAGGAATCTGGCCTTAATCTATTGGTTGCCACTGTGAAACACTTGAAGGACTGGCGCATGCTTCTGGTGTTACCGCTGACCATGTTCAGCGGGCTAGAACAGGCCTTCACGTTTGGAGATTTTACACAG GCATTCGTCACTTGTTCGCTCGGAATCCATCGTGTTGGTTTTGTTATGATCTGCTTTGGTGCCACCGACGCGTTTTTCTCGCTGACTCTGGGCCGTCTTACTAAGTACACTGGGAGAATTCCAATTTTCATCAGTGGTGCGGTAATACACTATGCTACCATTATAGTTATGCTGATCTGGAAGCCCGACTATCATATGGTGTGGGTGTTTTATGTCATTGCTGCTCTATTGGGATACTGTGACGCAGTTTGGCAAACCCAGATTAATG CCATGTACGGCGTGTTCTTTCATGACAACCAGGAGCCAGCGTTTTCTAACTACCGTCTGTGGGAATCACTTGGCTTCGTGATTGCTTTTGCATACGCCAACTACCTGTGTATCATTAGCAAGTTAATCATCCTCTTGGTAGTTTTAACCCTGAGCTTGGTCGGGTATTTCCTCGCCGAATATGTGCACAAGATTCAAATCGACCAAGAGTACTCTCTCGCAGACGGCATGGTGTTAGAAGAAGCCAGCCAAACGAGATCTTAA